A window of Blastomonas sp. SL216 contains these coding sequences:
- a CDS encoding DUF1254 domain-containing protein has protein sequence MMKRLIALCSFVLVSLIATAQAKPPSPEEAYAIGVEAYTYAYPLVLMELTRQVATSASDPDQMRAPMNRFSHRKTFPDARFKDVVRPNADTLYSSLWFDVGSEPLILTLPDTGGRYHVIPLMDMWTDVFASLGTRTTGNGGGTFAIVGPDWKGDLPAGTGIIRSPTNVGWIIGRFQTNGPKDYPNVHKLQAGLLARPLSSGAAATGPSAPATDRSVPPVVQAANMEPAKFFALFADLLKRNPPHASDYAIVRRMERLGLVVGKDFDLATTDPVIQQAMIRAAKDGYQRIVNRRSAMRPTATGWMAIGNSLGVYGNDYLQRAFVAYAGLGALPPEEAIYPMAAFDGQGKPLNGASRYVIRFEKNQIPPADAFWSLTMYGQDQFFVENPLQRFALGDRDNLKFNPDGSLDLYVQAASPGADKEANWLPAPAGAFTMNMRLYLPRPEAIDGRWSPPAIRRLGD, from the coding sequence ATGATGAAACGCCTGATCGCGTTGTGCAGCTTTGTCCTTGTGTCGCTGATCGCGACCGCGCAGGCAAAGCCGCCCAGCCCTGAAGAGGCCTATGCCATCGGGGTGGAGGCCTATACCTATGCCTATCCGCTGGTGCTGATGGAACTGACCCGGCAGGTGGCCACCAGTGCATCCGACCCGGACCAGATGCGCGCGCCGATGAACCGGTTTTCGCATCGCAAGACCTTTCCCGATGCCAGGTTCAAGGATGTCGTGCGTCCCAACGCCGACACCTTGTACTCCTCCTTGTGGTTTGACGTCGGCAGCGAGCCTCTGATCCTGACGCTTCCCGATACGGGGGGGCGCTATCATGTCATCCCGCTCATGGACATGTGGACCGACGTGTTCGCCTCTCTGGGTACACGGACGACCGGGAATGGCGGCGGCACCTTCGCGATTGTCGGGCCGGACTGGAAAGGCGATCTCCCGGCAGGCACGGGTATCATCCGCAGCCCGACCAATGTCGGCTGGATCATCGGCCGCTTCCAGACCAACGGCCCGAAGGATTATCCCAACGTCCACAAGCTGCAGGCCGGGCTTCTGGCAAGGCCCTTGTCTTCGGGTGCCGCGGCGACAGGTCCATCGGCTCCCGCCACCGACCGCAGCGTTCCGCCGGTGGTGCAGGCGGCCAACATGGAACCGGCAAAGTTCTTTGCCCTGTTTGCTGACCTCCTGAAGCGCAATCCGCCGCATGCCAGCGATTATGCCATCGTGCGGCGCATGGAGCGGCTGGGCCTTGTCGTCGGCAAGGATTTTGATCTGGCCACGACCGACCCGGTCATCCAGCAGGCCATGATCAGGGCGGCGAAGGACGGCTATCAGCGGATCGTCAACCGGCGCTCCGCGATGCGTCCCACCGCAACGGGATGGATGGCAATCGGCAATTCGCTGGGCGTTTACGGCAATGATTATCTGCAGCGCGCCTTTGTCGCCTATGCGGGCCTGGGTGCCCTGCCGCCCGAAGAGGCGATCTATCCGATGGCGGCATTTGATGGCCAAGGCAAACCGCTCAACGGCGCGTCCCGCTATGTCATCCGGTTCGAAAAGAACCAGATCCCGCCAGCCGATGCGTTCTGGTCGCTCACCATGTATGGCCAGGACCAGTTCTTTGTCGAAAACCCGCTGCAGCGCTTTGCACTGGGCGACCGCGACAATCTGAAGTTCAATCCGGACGGATCGCTCGACCTTTACGTGCAGGCCGCCTCGCCCGGAGCGGACAAGGAAGCGAACTGGCTGCCCGCCCCGGCTGGTGCGTTCACGATGAACATGCGGCTCTACTTGCCCCGTCCCGAGGCGATTGACGGTCGATGGTCACCGCCGGCCATCCGGCGGCTGGGCGACTAG
- a CDS encoding prolyl oligopeptidase family serine peptidase, whose translation MTLTAPPPMPLSASTDRRSLLCGLTSAGLLAGLPGAPAWAGGPAASGARSRTIHGVTITDPFGWLDEASLDDPEVAALMANLAAASEQVMTPLAGLVQRLRAEADAATPSAPPPAPVVDGDHGYWSAWGSGGRQLWRAHRVTGKRELLLDAAEPAADGKPIGDFVAWGLSDDGKLLAFATMSAPEHHDIRFKHVATGRMLTDIVRDVGVQITSERIIWRADSRSIIYGEVDAAGRPWRARIHRIGHLQADGPVLFEETDPAFFVEIRQTTSRRFALINSVSVDTSEVRLLARSSLQAPRLVSARRAGRGYAVDHGGGGALDILTNDTHPNFRLVRATLAEPDRWSEVLSAQDRTGLTWHQAFKRHLVVAERNEGISRVRVLDRAARQWRAIAFPDAIAVAGFDRWTAGPEANREPDPARLRLGVESLAAPRTLFDYRFADATLEPLQAGSSAAAGFVSERLFATAPDGTAIPMSMIRPHGQALRGAVLYGYGAYGVPSNPDFDPQRLSLLTRGVAYIIAHVRGGGDLGGAWHDAGRAERRAQPVEDFIACARALTAQGIVPAGRIVSMGRSAGGWLVGAALNRAPDLWAGVMADVPFVDVLTSLVDPRSPVAAAELSEVGDVARDPAAFARALRLCAYQNIPSAGLPPVYLTASLADVRIAWSGVLKYAARLRAAHPDNAVVLRLDRDGNHWGPADPATGATWRAERIAFTLEALSIA comes from the coding sequence ATGACCCTGACCGCCCCTCCCCCGATGCCGCTATCGGCCAGCACCGACCGAAGGAGCCTGTTATGCGGCCTGACCTCAGCCGGGCTGCTGGCAGGTTTGCCAGGCGCTCCGGCCTGGGCGGGTGGGCCGGCTGCATCCGGGGCCCGCAGCCGCACGATCCATGGCGTGACGATCACCGATCCCTTTGGCTGGCTTGACGAGGCGTCGCTCGATGACCCGGAAGTGGCGGCGCTGATGGCCAACCTTGCCGCTGCATCAGAACAGGTCATGACACCGCTCGCCGGGCTGGTGCAACGTCTGCGCGCCGAGGCCGATGCCGCCACCCCGTCGGCGCCCCCGCCCGCTCCCGTCGTGGACGGCGACCATGGCTATTGGAGCGCATGGGGCTCGGGCGGCCGCCAGCTCTGGCGCGCTCATCGGGTGACCGGCAAGCGCGAATTGCTGCTCGACGCCGCCGAGCCCGCTGCCGATGGAAAGCCGATTGGCGATTTCGTCGCCTGGGGGCTGTCGGATGACGGGAAGTTGCTGGCGTTCGCGACGATGAGTGCCCCCGAACACCATGACATCCGCTTCAAGCATGTCGCGACGGGCCGGATGCTGACCGATATCGTGCGCGATGTGGGCGTGCAGATCACCTCCGAGAGGATCATATGGAGGGCTGACAGCCGCAGCATCATCTATGGCGAAGTCGATGCCGCAGGCCGCCCCTGGCGCGCACGCATCCACCGGATCGGCCATCTGCAGGCCGATGGGCCGGTGTTGTTCGAGGAAACCGACCCCGCATTCTTTGTCGAGATCCGGCAGACGACATCGCGCCGCTTTGCGCTGATCAACAGCGTGTCGGTCGACACCAGCGAGGTGAGGCTGCTGGCCCGTTCGAGCCTGCAGGCTCCTCGGCTGGTCAGCGCCCGCCGGGCGGGCCGCGGCTATGCGGTCGATCATGGCGGCGGCGGAGCGCTCGATATCCTGACCAACGACACCCACCCCAATTTCCGGCTGGTGCGCGCCACGCTGGCAGAGCCGGACCGCTGGAGCGAAGTCCTGTCAGCGCAGGACCGAACCGGCCTCACATGGCATCAGGCGTTCAAGCGGCATCTGGTGGTGGCCGAGCGCAACGAGGGGATCAGCCGGGTACGGGTGCTCGACAGGGCGGCTCGCCAATGGCGTGCGATCGCATTTCCCGACGCCATCGCCGTCGCCGGGTTCGACCGCTGGACCGCCGGCCCCGAGGCCAATCGCGAACCCGATCCCGCCAGGCTCAGGCTGGGGGTGGAGTCGCTTGCTGCACCCAGGACGCTGTTTGACTACCGCTTTGCCGATGCCACGCTGGAACCGCTGCAGGCCGGATCAAGCGCCGCTGCAGGCTTTGTGTCAGAAAGGCTTTTCGCGACCGCACCCGATGGCACCGCGATCCCGATGTCGATGATCCGCCCGCATGGCCAGGCGCTGCGCGGTGCGGTTCTGTATGGCTATGGTGCCTATGGTGTTCCGTCCAATCCCGATTTCGATCCGCAGCGGCTCAGCCTGCTGACGCGCGGGGTGGCCTATATCATCGCGCATGTGCGCGGCGGTGGCGATCTGGGCGGCGCGTGGCACGATGCCGGGCGAGCCGAGCGGCGCGCCCAGCCTGTCGAGGATTTCATCGCCTGCGCTCGTGCGCTGACCGCGCAGGGCATCGTGCCAGCGGGCCGGATCGTCAGCATGGGCCGCTCTGCCGGGGGGTGGCTGGTCGGCGCGGCGCTGAACCGCGCTCCGGATTTATGGGCCGGGGTGATGGCTGATGTGCCATTCGTGGATGTGCTCACATCGCTGGTCGATCCGCGCAGCCCTGTTGCCGCTGCCGAGCTGTCGGAAGTCGGCGATGTCGCCCGCGATCCGGCTGCCTTCGCGCGCGCCCTGCGCCTGTGCGCCTATCAGAACATCCCCTCGGCCGGGCTGCCACCGGTCTATCTCACAGCCTCGCTTGCCGATGTGCGCATCGCCTGGAGCGGGGTGCTGAAATACGCGGCCCGGCTGCGCGCTGCGCACCCTGACAACGCCGTCGTGCTGAGACTGGACCGCGATGGCAACCATTGGGGCCCAGCCGATCCGGCAACCGGAGCGACATGGCGGGCCGAGCGGATAGCGTTCACGCTCGAGGCGCTGAGCATCGCCTAG
- a CDS encoding glycosyltransferase family 4 protein, whose amino-acid sequence MYEAFPALLADDGQDGFAHPDVPHAVRLALIGGFLPRRCGIATFTTDVHAALKASAPDMTIDVYAMSPPAAEAEFDGTICNTITEGDPAAFLAAAARIEASGADVIWLQHEFGLFGGPAGDMILPLLDHVAAPLIVTLHTVLAKPDPDQMRVMTRLIARASKLVVMSDLSRNLLISVYGADAKQIALIPHGVPDRPFGRSAEFKPRFGFAGRKVILTFGLLSKGKGIEAMIRALPQIVRRHPGILYCVAGATHPNLVAHEGEAYRHSLQALAREHGVDGHIRWIDSFLDTDELLDLIEAADIFVTPYIGAQQSTSGTLSYAMALGKAIVSTPYAHASELLADDHGRLVPFGDSDAMASAISLLLDDPERLHSLQQRVYSRGRDMVWPRFAEHTINLIEATRLKPRSEPLAKRIGISGFVRMCDNTGILQHSIHGIPDRRHGYCVDDNARALMLMHRLDKPMLRQCGHLTNVFASFVQHAWNRDTGEFRNFMGFGRNWLEDIGSEDSCGRTIWAIGITARHAHDQMMRRWARELFLETAPSALGFQSPRAIAFAMLGSASLLASEADHALPNAILRQGADRLTALHDAIARPGWNWFEDVLAYDNCRLPEALLRAGVHLGDDGMIACGLETLSWLMDLQTAPQGHFRPVGSDSFGQRFARPKVFDQQAVEIWAAIDAAAAAWEVTRDPNWLTHARRAYDWFDGGNDRCVKVGDPHSGTSRDGINPRGLNLNEGAESVLSYQHAHYSLQALMAKAGVHHP is encoded by the coding sequence ATGTACGAAGCCTTTCCTGCCCTGCTTGCCGATGATGGCCAAGACGGATTTGCCCATCCCGATGTTCCGCACGCCGTCCGGCTGGCACTGATCGGAGGGTTCCTGCCCCGCCGCTGCGGCATCGCGACCTTCACCACGGACGTGCATGCCGCGCTCAAGGCGAGCGCTCCGGACATGACAATCGATGTCTACGCCATGTCACCCCCGGCGGCCGAGGCCGAATTTGACGGCACCATCTGCAACACCATCACCGAAGGCGATCCCGCCGCGTTTCTGGCTGCGGCAGCCAGGATCGAGGCCAGCGGTGCGGATGTCATCTGGCTTCAGCACGAGTTCGGGCTGTTTGGCGGCCCGGCAGGAGACATGATCCTGCCGCTGCTCGATCATGTCGCCGCGCCGCTCATAGTGACCCTGCACACGGTTCTGGCCAAGCCCGATCCGGACCAGATGCGGGTGATGACCCGGCTGATCGCGCGGGCGAGCAAGCTGGTGGTGATGTCCGATCTTTCGCGAAATCTGCTGATCAGCGTCTATGGCGCGGACGCAAAGCAGATCGCGCTTATCCCCCATGGCGTGCCTGACCGCCCGTTCGGACGCAGCGCAGAATTCAAGCCGCGCTTCGGCTTTGCTGGCAGGAAGGTCATCCTCACCTTCGGGCTGCTGTCAAAGGGCAAGGGGATCGAGGCGATGATCAGGGCACTGCCCCAGATCGTGCGGCGGCATCCCGGTATCCTTTACTGCGTCGCCGGGGCAACCCACCCCAATCTGGTCGCGCACGAAGGCGAGGCCTATCGCCATTCGCTCCAGGCACTGGCCCGTGAGCACGGCGTGGATGGGCATATCCGCTGGATCGATTCCTTCCTGGACACGGACGAACTGCTCGACCTGATCGAAGCGGCGGACATATTCGTGACGCCCTATATCGGCGCGCAGCAATCGACCTCAGGCACGCTGTCTTATGCGATGGCGCTGGGCAAGGCGATCGTATCGACGCCTTATGCCCACGCGTCCGAACTGCTGGCGGACGACCATGGCAGGCTCGTACCCTTTGGCGACAGCGATGCCATGGCCAGCGCGATCTCGCTGCTGCTCGACGATCCAGAGCGGCTCCACAGCCTTCAGCAACGGGTCTACAGCCGCGGGCGCGACATGGTCTGGCCCCGCTTTGCCGAACATACGATCAATCTCATCGAGGCTACCCGGCTGAAGCCGCGATCGGAGCCTCTGGCAAAGCGGATCGGGATAAGCGGCTTTGTGCGCATGTGCGACAATACCGGGATACTCCAGCACAGCATTCACGGCATACCCGACCGGCGTCACGGCTATTGCGTCGATGACAATGCCCGCGCGCTGATGCTGATGCATCGGCTGGACAAGCCCATGCTGCGCCAGTGCGGCCATCTGACCAACGTTTTTGCCTCGTTTGTCCAGCATGCATGGAACCGCGATACGGGCGAATTCCGCAATTTCATGGGTTTCGGTCGCAACTGGCTGGAGGATATCGGGTCCGAGGACAGCTGCGGGCGGACGATATGGGCGATCGGGATCACGGCGCGGCATGCGCACGACCAGATGATGCGCCGCTGGGCACGCGAGCTGTTCCTTGAAACCGCCCCTTCTGCGCTGGGCTTTCAGTCCCCTCGCGCGATTGCCTTTGCGATGCTGGGGTCGGCAAGCCTTTTGGCGAGCGAGGCCGATCACGCGTTGCCCAATGCCATCCTGCGGCAGGGTGCAGACCGGCTGACCGCGTTGCATGACGCGATTGCCCGGCCCGGCTGGAACTGGTTCGAAGACGTGCTGGCCTATGACAATTGCCGCCTGCCCGAGGCGCTGTTGCGAGCGGGCGTCCATCTGGGCGATGATGGCATGATCGCCTGCGGCCTGGAAACTCTCAGCTGGCTGATGGACCTGCAGACCGCCCCCCAGGGCCATTTCCGCCCCGTGGGCTCTGACAGTTTCGGCCAGCGTTTTGCCCGGCCCAAGGTGTTCGATCAGCAAGCTGTCGAGATATGGGCGGCGATCGATGCGGCTGCCGCAGCCTGGGAGGTGACCCGTGACCCGAACTGGCTGACCCATGCGCGCCGCGCCTATGACTGGTTCGACGGGGGCAACGATCGCTGCGTGAAGGTCGGCGATCCGCACAGCGGAACGAGCCGGGACGGAATCAACCCGCGCGGACTCAACCTCAACGAAGGGGCGGAATCGGTATTGTCCTACCAGCATGCACATTATTCCCTGCAGGCCTTGATGGCCAAGGCGGGGGTACATCATCCGTGA
- a CDS encoding glycoside hydrolase family 130 protein translates to MSRLAQHELRLHADPTRVVVRPFHLAWQATGPDLERVQRLAREIIALDPRTVRSELAVVLRDFADRHWQIERVFQDRFDEIEPRLDLDVPLRRETQLLIGAYFCHEYSYAAAAVMNPSVVLHPDQDGLDPGSIRILISLRAVGEGHISTIAFREGTISAQRELCLVPQPTFATAAMAGPLMDPVTHDAVTLHRQPDSSLSGTVIFPITEAQRNGLEDLRLVQFSDDDGGQQWIGTYTAYSGRDIRSELLQTRDFQDFTLTPIKGGAGRNKGMALFPRKIDGRYCMIGRQDGKNLYLLRSDSLDHWEGGELLLEPRYPWELVQIGNCGAPIELEEGWLVLTHGVGAMRKYAIGAMLLDKDDPSRVLGRTPNPILSAADEDREGYVPNVVYTCGAIRVGDDLFLPYGVADSSVCFAFLAISDMLAAMDFSAS, encoded by the coding sequence GTGAGCAGGCTCGCCCAGCACGAACTACGGCTGCACGCCGACCCCACCCGCGTCGTGGTCCGCCCCTTTCACCTCGCCTGGCAGGCAACCGGCCCGGATCTGGAACGGGTGCAACGGCTGGCGCGTGAAATCATCGCGCTCGACCCGCGAACCGTGCGGTCCGAACTGGCGGTGGTGCTGCGCGATTTCGCCGACCGCCACTGGCAGATCGAACGGGTGTTCCAGGATCGATTTGACGAGATCGAGCCGCGCCTTGACCTCGATGTCCCGCTGCGCCGCGAGACCCAATTGCTGATCGGTGCCTATTTCTGCCACGAATACAGCTATGCTGCAGCAGCGGTGATGAACCCCAGCGTGGTGCTGCATCCCGATCAGGACGGGCTGGACCCCGGCAGCATCCGCATCCTGATTTCGCTGCGCGCGGTGGGCGAAGGCCATATTTCGACCATCGCCTTTCGCGAAGGCACGATCTCTGCACAGCGTGAGCTGTGCCTGGTTCCGCAACCGACCTTTGCTACAGCCGCGATGGCTGGGCCGCTCATGGACCCTGTCACGCACGATGCGGTCACGCTGCACCGTCAGCCCGACAGCAGCCTGTCGGGCACCGTCATCTTCCCGATCACCGAGGCCCAGCGCAACGGGCTTGAAGACCTGCGTCTGGTGCAATTTTCAGACGATGATGGTGGGCAGCAGTGGATCGGCACCTATACGGCCTATAGTGGCCGCGACATCCGGTCGGAACTGCTGCAAACCCGGGATTTCCAGGACTTCACGCTGACGCCGATCAAGGGTGGGGCCGGTCGCAACAAGGGCATGGCGCTGTTTCCGCGCAAGATTGACGGGCGCTATTGCATGATCGGGCGGCAGGACGGCAAGAACCTGTATCTGCTGCGCTCAGACAGCCTCGACCATTGGGAAGGCGGCGAACTGCTGCTGGAGCCCCGCTATCCCTGGGAGCTGGTGCAGATTGGCAATTGCGGGGCCCCGATCGAGCTGGAGGAAGGCTGGCTGGTGCTGACCCATGGCGTCGGCGCGATGCGCAAATATGCCATCGGCGCCATGCTGCTGGACAAGGATGATCCATCCCGAGTGCTGGGGCGGACACCCAATCCCATTCTTTCCGCAGCCGATGAGGACCGCGAGGGCTATGTCCCCAATGTCGTCTATACCTGCGGCGCGATCAGGGTCGGCGACGATCTCTTCCTGCCCTATGGGGTCGCGGACAGCTCGGTCTGCTTCGCCTTTCTGGCCATTTCGGACATGCTGGCGGCGATGGACTTTTCCGCAAGCTGA
- a CDS encoding amidohydrolase family protein, translating into MKAGILGAFVAMAIALPSVASAQTSIIHAGRLIDVPGKAPRGPSTIVVKDGRIASVDNGHAKVPEGAAFIDLSDRTVLPGLIDSHVHLTSDSAGPAGQLEAVTLSPAAQAFNAQANGMKTLRAGFTTVRNLGDGDGAVLALRDAVNAGKAMGPRILDAGSSLSGTAGHSDNALSYRDELRPFFAGAGNICNGAEDCRRATRQQIGRGADVIKVTITGGVNSRIGAGLGSQMFDDEAAAIVATARMFGRKVAVHSHGADGTLQALKLGVDSIEHGTMLTEEVIALWTRSKTYYVPTLSTVNGYKERLAANPDAYEPDVLAKIKWRIDITGKTLQTLAPRGVRIAFGTDAGVSKHGRNADEFELMVANGMTPESALIAATVNAADLLGLSDKIGTIAPGKSADIIAVAGDPLTDVSVYKDVQFVMARGKVIALE; encoded by the coding sequence ATGAAGGCGGGAATTCTTGGCGCGTTTGTTGCGATGGCGATCGCGCTGCCTTCGGTGGCCTCGGCGCAGACATCCATCATTCATGCCGGTCGCCTGATCGACGTGCCCGGCAAGGCACCACGCGGACCATCCACGATCGTCGTAAAGGATGGTCGGATCGCATCGGTCGATAATGGCCATGCCAAGGTGCCCGAAGGTGCCGCATTCATCGACCTCAGCGATCGGACTGTGCTACCCGGACTGATCGACAGTCACGTGCATCTGACGAGCGACTCCGCCGGGCCCGCAGGGCAGCTGGAGGCCGTCACCCTGTCGCCCGCTGCTCAGGCCTTCAACGCCCAGGCCAATGGGATGAAGACGCTGCGCGCCGGCTTTACCACGGTCCGCAATCTGGGTGATGGCGACGGCGCGGTGCTCGCGCTGCGCGATGCGGTCAATGCCGGCAAGGCGATGGGGCCGCGGATCCTGGATGCCGGCAGCAGCCTGTCTGGCACCGCGGGCCATTCCGACAATGCACTGAGCTATCGCGACGAATTGCGTCCCTTCTTTGCCGGCGCGGGCAATATCTGCAATGGGGCCGAAGACTGCCGCCGCGCGACGCGACAGCAGATCGGGCGCGGGGCCGATGTCATCAAGGTGACCATCACCGGCGGCGTCAACAGCCGGATCGGCGCGGGGCTGGGCAGCCAGATGTTCGATGACGAGGCAGCGGCCATTGTCGCCACCGCACGGATGTTCGGCCGCAAGGTGGCGGTCCATTCGCATGGTGCCGACGGCACGCTCCAGGCCTTGAAACTCGGCGTCGATTCGATCGAACATGGCACGATGCTGACCGAGGAGGTCATCGCGCTGTGGACCAGAAGCAAGACCTATTATGTCCCGACCCTGTCGACCGTGAACGGGTACAAGGAACGGCTTGCGGCCAACCCAGATGCCTATGAGCCCGATGTCCTCGCCAAGATCAAATGGCGCATCGACATCACCGGCAAGACGCTGCAGACGCTCGCTCCGCGCGGCGTTCGGATCGCCTTTGGCACCGATGCAGGCGTGTCGAAACATGGCCGCAATGCCGACGAATTCGAGCTGATGGTCGCAAACGGCATGACGCCCGAAAGCGCGCTGATAGCAGCCACAGTCAACGCGGCTGACCTGCTCGGCCTTTCCGATAAGATCGGCACCATCGCTCCGGGCAAAAGCGCCGACATCATCGCTGTGGCGGGCGATCCGCTGACGGATGTGTCGGTCTACAAGGACGTCCAGTTCGTGATGGCACGCGGCAAGGTCATCGCGCTGGAGTGA
- a CDS encoding MATE family efflux transporter, giving the protein MRKAAAAAEARAHLLRHGPILSTLVRLSLPNVIALCSAAIISIAETAYVGSLGVSALGGIALAFPIFMLMQMLSAGAMGGTVSGAISRALGAGDTERAQSLALCALVIGLVMGLLWTLVVLLAGPAVYTVLGGSGAVLQQAVAFSNVAAMAIVFIWTTNMLASIARGMGSMAMPAWTLLLAGLAQVAVGGTLGLGLGPAPRLGMAGVAVGQVVAFGAAALALLVYLRSTHARLPLRFAPTLLKPARFSDLLRVGAVAMLSPLLSVSTVLVLTNLVARFGPEALAGYGIGVRFEFLLIPIAFSIGVASVPLVGTAIGAGDVARARRIAWISGSLSASVLGALGLMVVLFPGVWVDLFTDDMAAKSAAYSYLRIAGFGYAFFGLGLCLYFSSQGAGRVGGAIAAQAMRLAVALLGGWALVSYGAPLWTVFALSAAAMLPMGLGTALFIKLARW; this is encoded by the coding sequence ATGCGCAAGGCTGCGGCCGCGGCCGAGGCCAGGGCGCATCTGCTGCGTCATGGGCCCATCCTCTCGACACTGGTCAGGCTGAGCCTGCCGAACGTCATTGCGCTTTGCTCTGCCGCGATCATTTCGATCGCCGAAACGGCCTATGTCGGCTCCTTGGGTGTCTCTGCACTCGGCGGGATCGCGCTGGCCTTCCCGATCTTCATGCTGATGCAGATGCTGTCGGCAGGCGCCATGGGCGGCACGGTATCGGGTGCCATCAGCCGCGCGCTGGGGGCAGGCGATACCGAACGGGCGCAGTCGCTTGCGCTCTGCGCGCTCGTCATCGGCCTTGTGATGGGTCTGTTATGGACCCTGGTCGTTCTGCTCGCAGGCCCTGCCGTCTATACGGTGCTGGGCGGCTCGGGCGCGGTGCTGCAGCAGGCCGTGGCGTTCTCCAATGTCGCGGCGATGGCGATCGTGTTCATCTGGACGACCAACATGCTGGCATCCATCGCGCGAGGCATGGGCAGCATGGCGATGCCGGCGTGGACGCTGCTGCTGGCAGGCCTTGCCCAGGTGGCCGTTGGCGGCACGCTGGGCCTGGGCTTGGGGCCCGCGCCACGGCTGGGCATGGCGGGCGTGGCGGTGGGGCAGGTCGTCGCCTTTGGCGCAGCGGCCCTGGCTCTGCTGGTGTATCTGCGCTCCACCCACGCCCGGTTGCCGCTGCGGTTCGCGCCGACGCTGCTGAAGCCTGCACGATTTTCGGACCTGTTGCGGGTTGGCGCGGTGGCCATGCTCTCGCCCTTGCTCTCGGTATCGACGGTGCTGGTGCTCACCAATCTGGTAGCCCGCTTCGGGCCCGAGGCGCTTGCAGGCTATGGCATCGGGGTGCGATTCGAATTTCTGCTGATCCCGATCGCCTTTTCGATCGGGGTGGCCAGCGTTCCCCTGGTGGGCACCGCCATTGGTGCGGGGGATGTTGCGCGGGCGCGCCGCATCGCGTGGATCAGCGGGTCGCTCTCGGCATCGGTGCTGGGTGCGCTCGGCCTGATGGTGGTGCTCTTCCCCGGGGTCTGGGTTGACCTGTTCACCGATGACATGGCCGCCAAAAGCGCCGCCTATAGCTATCTGCGCATCGCGGGCTTCGGCTATGCCTTTTTTGGCCTTGGCTTGTGCCTCTATTTCTCTTCGCAAGGTGCAGGGCGGGTAGGGGGAGCAATCGCGGCCCAGGCGATGCGGCTGGCGGTGGCGCTTCTCGGAGGGTGGGCGCTGGTGTCTTACGGGGCGCCGCTGTGGACGGTGTTCGCCTTGTCCGCTGCGGCGATGTTGCCGATGGGCCTCGGCACGGCGCTGTTCATCAAGCTGGCCCGCTGGTGA